Proteins from one Desulfonauticus submarinus genomic window:
- a CDS encoding PLD nuclease N-terminal domain-containing protein — MFGIPGDKLVYILPLLILPILPNLWAIVHIFKRDFNTPQEKMIWLGLAVFVPVIGGLAYVFVGRKRAKRC; from the coding sequence ATGTTTGGAATTCCTGGAGATAAACTTGTTTATATTCTACCATTACTTATTTTACCTATTTTACCAAATTTATGGGCTATTGTTCATATTTTTAAAAGAGATTTTAATACACCTCAAGAAAAAATGATTTGGTTAGGATTAGCTGTTTTTGTGCCAGTTATAGGAGGTTTGGCTTATGTTTTTGTGGGGAGAAAAAGGGCAAAACGCTGTTAG